One Candidatus Binataceae bacterium genomic region harbors:
- a CDS encoding PfkB family carbohydrate kinase: protein MNASRIVVVGSLAFDNVETPRAKVDLAVGGAASYFAVAASFFAPVAIVGVVGRDFPASALEFFRARGIDLEGLQIADGQTFRWSGRYHENMNVRDTLDLQLNVFADFTPQLPASYRQAEVCFLANIDPALQLRVLSDLHRPRLVAADTMNYWIENAHSKLIELLRRVELLVINDQEAYQLSGHDNIVKAARAIIAMGPRHVVIKRGEYGAIHFSSDSVFAVPAYPLEEVVDPTGAGDTFAGGLMGWLAKQGNLTIAAIRQGMVYGSVLASMVVEDFSFNRLRELDQEGIDKRYRQFVALTQF, encoded by the coding sequence ATGAACGCATCCAGGATTGTAGTGGTCGGCTCGCTGGCCTTCGATAACGTCGAGACCCCGCGCGCCAAAGTTGATTTGGCAGTGGGCGGGGCGGCATCCTATTTCGCAGTAGCCGCCAGTTTCTTTGCGCCGGTAGCAATCGTGGGAGTGGTGGGACGCGATTTCCCGGCCAGCGCCCTGGAGTTCTTTCGCGCACGCGGGATCGATTTGGAGGGCTTGCAAATCGCCGACGGTCAGACCTTTCGCTGGAGCGGGCGCTATCACGAGAACATGAATGTGCGCGACACCCTCGATTTGCAGCTCAACGTGTTCGCCGATTTCACCCCACAACTGCCCGCCAGCTACCGCCAGGCCGAGGTCTGCTTTTTGGCCAATATCGATCCCGCGCTGCAGTTGAGGGTACTGTCCGATTTGCATCGGCCGCGCCTGGTGGCCGCCGACACGATGAACTACTGGATCGAAAATGCCCATTCCAAGCTGATTGAACTGCTGCGGCGGGTGGAGCTGTTGGTCATCAACGATCAGGAGGCCTACCAGCTCTCCGGCCACGACAATATTGTCAAAGCCGCCCGCGCCATTATCGCGATGGGACCGCGCCATGTAGTAATCAAGCGCGGCGAATACGGCGCGATCCATTTTTCGTCCGATTCGGTTTTCGCGGTGCCCGCCTATCCGCTGGAAGAGGTGGTCGATCCCACCGGCGCAGGCGATACTTTCGCCGGCGGCCTGATGGGCTGGCTGGCCAAGCAAGGCAACCTCACGATTGCTGCCATCCGTCAGGGCATGGTTTACGGTAGCGTGTTGGCCTCGATGGTGGTCGAGGACTTCAGCTTCAATCGGCTACGCGAGTTGGATCAGGAAGGGATCGACAAGCGCTACCGGCAGTTCGTGGCCTTGACCCAGTTCTAG